One genomic window of Solanum stenotomum isolate F172 chromosome 9, ASM1918654v1, whole genome shotgun sequence includes the following:
- the LOC125877249 gene encoding uncharacterized mitochondrial protein AtMg00810-like, whose product MALVLIYVDDMLITGNSILLIEETKNQLKQAFKMKDLGELRYFLGIEFGRSKQGILMHQRKYALELISETGLTAAKPAGTLIDTNLKLTTKQYDEETQMTKDDPLTDQGAYQRIVGKLLYLTMIRPDIFYGVQILSQFLQQPKKPHMTTTLRIVRYVKNPLGQGLILSSYSKNTITAYCDADWASFPLTKRLITGYFVQYGGSLVSWKSKK is encoded by the coding sequence ATGGCACTTGTTCTCAtctatgtggatgatatgttgATCACTGGAAATAGTATACTTCTAATTGAAGAAACAAAGAATCAGTTGAAGCAAGCTTTCAAAATGAAAGACTTGGGAGAGTTAAGGTACTTCTTAGGTATTGAATTTGGAAGATCAAAGCAAGGTATTCTAATGCATCAAAGAAAGTATGCACTAGAATTAATTTCTGAAACTGGTCTAACTGCAGCTAAACCAGCTGGAACTCTAATTGATACCAACTTAAAATTGACTACCAAACAGTATGATGAAGAAACACAGATGACAAAAGATGATCCCTTAACTGATCAAGGAGCTTATCAAAGGATAGTTGGCAAACTACTCTATCTAACCATGATAAGACCTGACATCTTCTATGGGGTTCAAATATTAAGTCAATTCCTACAACAGCCTAAGAAACCACATATGACTACAACATTAAGGATTGTGAGATATGTGAAAAACCCACTAGGACAAGGCCTAATACTGTCCAGCTACTCAAAGAATACTATCACTGCTtattgtgatgcagattgggcCTCTTTCCCTCTAACAAAAAGGTTAATTACTGGT